The window ATTCCTAGTGTAACTAAGTGATGTATTATAATACGAAATGGACAACCGGTTAATTAGTATATCTTTGGTTGCAAACTTGCGGTCGATAAATAGGAAAGATATTAGGGAGATGTGTGGCCTTGTGATAAGAAAGATACTAGCTGTGGAGATGTGTGACTATATGATACGAAAAATACCAAGGGGATCAGAATTGTTGCACCGCAATTCCAATTAAGCTTCtgaaaaaataatatgaatttaTCCAAAATTAAGTTTGTAATATAAATACAATTTATGCTGGATATTAATCTTTGCCCATCACTAGATGTAATCGTTCCAAGAAACCCTTTCCTTCTCTCCATGTCATTTGATCCTTCACCATGTTTGATAATAATTTAAGAGATTTAAGGGCTTGTGTTTGATAATCAATTCGTTTATAATTTTTAGTCTTTATTTTTGTGCTATAGATGAAGAAGTACATTAAAAATGAGTGATACACGTAGAagtacatgaaaaaaaaaatgagtgataCACGTAAGTAGATGAAAGATGGCTGAATAGAGATGTAGAACAAATTTACGGGAAGACAAACAAAATGAAAGCTAAAAGCAAAAAAACTATTTGAAATTGTTTTCACTTTCAAGATTTTGTtatcattcattttttatttattctccTCTCTACTATCACCCTTCTTTTCTTGTATCTCAAACgcaaaagtgaaaactaaaataaagaaACGCAGTAGTTATCCAACAAGACTTGATTTAGCACGAGGATATTAGCATCACGACAAAAAACTGGTTTCTCGTTCctcttttccttcccttttttcttccttttacaGCTTACCCTAGTGAAAAGCTTAAGCTATTGAtgagaataaaaaagaaaagttgcatGCGAGAGCATTTCCAAGCACAAGTAAATTCGTTGGTATTATTTACGATGTTTCTGaaagcaaccaaacagaaaatccaacaagataaattaagaaaaaataaaatagctaGATCAAGTGAGAATTAATTAATATCTACCCCCCTCAATATCTCTAGTATATATGCACATAAATAATAATCTTTCTGATCTAATTAGTCGCTAAATTTATCTATTAATTTCCCAGTTACAAATCAATCAATTGTATCTCAAGGACTTCTTTCTAATTAAACATCAATTAATTGTGAAGTTTTAATTGGCTTACATTTGCTTCTTCTTCATGGCTTGTCTGTTATTGTGCATCCATACCTTGAACACCTGCCTCTTTATACCCACTTCAGAACACAACTTCTCCACCTCTTGCTCATCCTGTTTCTGGATCCTCCACCCCAACTTCTCCCCCACCtccgtcatcttctccttcTGCTCTTGACTGAACTTCGTCCTAAATCGCTTCTTCGAACCTTGTGCATCCGCCGCATAATTTGCACCGCGAAACAGATTATTATTCATGTTGAGATCCTCGCTCGAGGACTCAGCAGCCACCCCACCACTGCTGCCAAAAGTCATCATCATCGCCGGACTAGGCCCCCTAGCCGCTGAATGATGAACAGGAAGCGACGGTGGTGTGGAGATTAGCACCGGCAATCTTGTAATCGCCGAGTCTCTACGGCTGTTGTGTTGTTGATTTATGACATAGTAATTATTTGATACATGTTCGCCATCGATCTCTTTTCTGTGAAAATTTCTATGACACTCGCAAGCTGCGCATTTTAGGGATC of the Pyrus communis chromosome 1, drPyrComm1.1, whole genome shotgun sequence genome contains:
- the LOC137709273 gene encoding zinc-finger homeodomain protein 6-like, producing the protein MELRGQDKVIGRMPSTLTYTPPPHRDSSSSKLSSSPDFPSAGYHGNNASLFTHPPHQTLDRSRRDPDPTPVIVTPSAAPTIASGSNFKAPPAPPHPPPSTAASRVRYRECLKNHAASSGGHVLDGCGEFMPGGDEDTPGSLKCAACECHRNFHRKEIDGEHVSNNYYVINQQHNSRRDSAITRLPVLISTPPSLPVHHSAARGPSPAMMMTFGSSGGVAAESSSEDLNMNNNLFRGANYAADAQGSKKRFRTKFSQEQKEKMTEVGEKLGWRIQKQDEQEVEKLCSEVGIKRQVFKVWMHNNRQAMKKKQM